From one Lolium rigidum isolate FL_2022 chromosome 4, APGP_CSIRO_Lrig_0.1, whole genome shotgun sequence genomic stretch:
- the LOC124648335 gene encoding adenylate isopentenyltransferase-like, translating into MTTLANKITATLLARSSTLMMPSGSAPARRSLRIRQDDHRRRPAMVSSCSSRGGSGRQEEEETPLVVIVGATGTGKTKLSIDAARAVGGEVVNADKIQLYAGLDVTTNKVSLADRRGVPHHLLGALRPDAGALSPASYRALAAATAASVAARGRVPVVAGGSNSLVHALLADRPLDAADPFSEDRLPRYRPGLRVPCCVLWVDVDAPLLAEYLDRRVDDMVRGGMVEELREYFAATTPAERAAHAPGLGKAIGVPELGEYFAGRCSLRAAVDEIKANTRVLAAVQASKIRRMADGWGWPVQRLDASATVRARLAGAGHAAEAASWERDVRGPGLAAIRAFLDDEASLGDDANTSNARVEEPTAPPPLLMRLPRMQCCDMVV; encoded by the coding sequence ATGACCACCCTCGCCAACAAGATTACCGCCACTCTCCTCGCGCGCTCCTCGACCCTCATGATGCCCTCCGGCTCCGCTCCGGCGCGCCGCTCATTGCGGATCCGGCAGGacgaccaccgccgccggccggcAATGGTGTCTTCTTGCTCTTCAAGAGGAGGGTCGGgacggcaggaggaggaggagactccGCTGGTGGTGATCGTGGGCGCCACGGGCACCGGCAAGACGAAGCTGTCCATCGACGCGGCGCGCGCCGTGGGCGGCGAGGTGGTGAACGCCGACAAGATCCAGCTCTACGCCGGCCTCGACGTCACCACCAACAAGGTGTCCCTCGCGGACCGCCGCGGCGTCCCGCACCACCTCCTGGGCGCCCTCCGCCCCGACGCCGGCGCGCTCTCGCCAGCCTCCTAccgcgccctcgccgccgccacggccgcctcGGTGGCCGCCAGAGGCCGCGTCCCCGTCGTCGCCGGCGGGTCCAACTCCCTCGTCCACGCGCTCCTCGCCGACCGCCCCCTCGACGCCGCCGACCCCTTCTCCGAGGATCGGTTGCCGCGGTACCGCCCGGGCCTCCGCGTCCCGTGCTGCGTCCTGTGGGTGGACGTGGACGCGCCGCTGCTGGCCGAGTACCTGGACCGGCGCGTGGACGACATGGTGCGCGGCGGCATGGTGGAGGAGCTCCGCGAGTACTTCGCGGCGACCACCCCCGCCGAGCGCGCCGCGCACGCGCCCGGGCTGGGCAAGGCCATCGGCGTGCCGGAGCTGGGCGAGTACTTCGCGGGGCGGTGCAGCCTCCGCGCGGCCgtcgacgagatcaaggccaacACGCGGGTCCTCGCCGCGGTGCAGGCGTCCAAGATCCGGCGCATGGCGGATGGGTGGGGCTGGCCCGTCCAGCGGCTCGACGCGTCCGCCACCGTCCGCGCGCGGCTGGCCGGCGCCGGACACGCCGCCGAGGCCGCCTCCTGGGAGCGCGACGTGCGCGGACCCGGCCTCGCCGCCATCCGGGCATTCCTCGACGACGAAGCATCCCTCGGCGATGACGCCAACACCAGCAACGCGAGGGTggaggagccgacggcgccgccgccgctgctgatgCGGTTGCCGCGGATGCAGTGCTGCGACATGGTGGTGTGA
- the LOC124649661 gene encoding putative F-box/kelch-repeat protein At1g15680, translated as MTTGMMVCNSEKKENAMPSSKRQKAVVPGRRASVAEDIVTEVLLRLPIKSVVRFRAVCRSWATLLSSEEFCRLHRLINKAVGVPLKLMYFSPTQRFDTTAAYSCSLSPGPRDNQLLFTLDYAHGSWVEVLTPAPCHGLNLLYDALARAYYICNAATRTVVRLPPSGDAAAHRMSTGLGFDARTREYKVVRLINGMRLSHEHDTIRCEVYVPGGSHGDCWRPAARGLPFGLRGYAISAADDKRLSPVFANGFLHWLIQPYHEFERIRGAILYFSVTEETFRCVRSPPVPASKFGQKPLFIAQSGFYMCCSPQTPAGHLVEMDSQLCLVRDLRNDPYHSTMQIWRLLDYSSGDWSLDHQIDLSGYIMRRELREPQSVRVIGSIDNGRSGKKIVITTCKHKVHEKFEKKVHTYDLSTKELYTILSVTETSKSKYGSLPYNPPASGFSLFEDCLAPLHKTDEELDLSSAPVKAVKEILIRLPAKSLIQSKLICKQWLRLINSESFIKSYTEHRNIAEGQS; from the coding sequence ATGACGACAGGCATGATGGTGTGCAACAGCGAGAAAAAGGAAAATGCCATGCCAAGCAGCAAGCGTCAGAAGGCTGTTGTGCCTGGCCGCAGGGCGTCGGTTGCGGAGGACATAGTGACAGAGGTGCTGTTGCGGCTTCCCATCAAATCCGTTGTCCGCTTCCGGGCCGTCTGCCGCTCCTGGGCCACGTTGCTCTCCTCCGAGGAGTTCTGCAGACTACACCGGCTGATCAACAAGGCGGTGGGAGTGCCGTTGAAGCTGATGTACTTCTCCCCTACCCAAAGGTTTGACACAACTGCGGCGTACTCCTGCTCGCTGTCGCCAGGCCCCAGAGATAACCAGCTGTTGTTCACCCTTGACTACGCTCACGGCAGCTGGGTGGAAGTGCTGACACCTGCACCGTGCCATGGCCTCAACCTCCTGTACGATGCTCTCGCCAGGGCATACTACATTTGCAATGCAGCCACACGGACAGTCGTGCGTCTGCCACCTTCTGGAGATGCGGCAGCCCATAGGATGAGTACCGGACTGGGATTCGATGCCCGTACAAGGGAGTACAAAGTGGTGAGATTGATCAATGGGATGCGCCTGTCCCATGAGCATGATACAATCAGGTGTGAGGTGTACGTGCCTGGAGGCAGCCATGGGGATTGCTGGAGGCCGGCTGCCAGAGGGTTGCCCTTTGGACTGCGCGGATATGCAATCTCTGCCGCAGATGATAAGAGGTTATCACCCGTGTTTGCAAACGGATTCCTGCACTGGTTGATCCAGCCATACCATGAATTCGAACGGATAAGAGGTGCCATTTTATACTTTTCTGTCACGGAAGAGACCTTCAGATGTGTCCGATCACCTCCCGTCCCGGCATCAAAATTCGGGCAGAAACCTCTGTTCATAGCACAATCAGGATTTTACATGTGCTGCTCTCCGCAAACACCAGCAGGGCACCTAGTGGAGATGGATAGCCAACTGTGTCTAGTTCGAGACCTTCGGAATGACCCTTATCATAGCACCATGCAGATTTGGAGGCTGCTAGATTATAGCTCTGGTGATTGGTCGTTGGATCATCAGATCGATTTATCAGGGTACATCATGAGGAGAGAATTGCGTGAGCCACAGTCCGTGAGAGTTATTGGCTCTATTGATAATGGCAGATCAGGGAAGAAGATAGTCATCACTACTTGCAAGCACAAGGTTCACGAGAAATTTGAAAAAAAGGTTCACACCTATGACCTGAGTACTAAGGAGCTGTACACCATTCTTTCGGTCACCGAGACAAGCAAGTCAAAATACGGATCTCTTCCCTATAATCCACCTGCTTCAGGATTCAGTTTATTTGAAGACTGCCTTGCTCCATTGCATAAAACAGATGAAGAGTTAGACTTGTCATCTGCTCCGGTTAAGGCAGTTAAAGAGATCCTAATCCGCCTCCCAGCTAAATCGCTCATACAGTCCAAACTGATCTGCAAGCAGTGGCTCAGGTTGATCAATAGTGAAAGCTTCATCAAGTCGTACACTGAGCATAGGAACATAGCAGAAGGCCAAAGCTAA